A stretch of DNA from Actinomycetes bacterium:
CCCTCGACGACCATGACGGCACCGATGCCGACGATGGCCAGTCCGACCAGAGCGACCACCCAACGCCCACCTGGGTGGGCCATCGCCTCGGCGGCGTAGCCGCGTTGCTGGCTGGACTGCGTGACGCGCGAACCCTCGAGCAGCGCCAGCGAGGTGTAGGCGAGGAATCCGTAGATCAGGCCTCGGGCGAGCGACTTGAGACGGGGACCGGCCCCACGACCTTCACCGGTCACGCCGAAGGCCGCTTCGGAGAGCCGCCAGAGTGCGTACCCGGCGAAACCCAGCGCCATCGAACCGACGACCCAGCCACCCAGCGGCTTCGCCAGCACCTGAGCCAAGGCGCCCTTCTGATCCACCTGGGCGTGGCCCCCGCGGGCTACGAGCACCGCGAGCAGTCCCATCAGCAGGTAGACC
This window harbors:
- a CDS encoding DUF1206 domain-containing protein, translated to MNWAARAGLAARGLVYLLMGLLAVLVARGGHAQVDQKGALAQVLAKPLGGWVVGSMALGFAGYALWRLSEAAFGVTGEGRGAGPRLKSLARGLIYGFLAYTSLALLEGSRVTQSSQQRGYAAEAMAHPGGRWVVALVGLAIVGIGAVMVVEGAKQKFMRYFPADALTGKIRDSVRRLGTVGTIARGCVFALTGVLVVSAAWTYDAAKASGLDGALKTLRDRPFGGLLLGLAGLGLIAFGVYGLAEARYRRV